One Halioglobus japonicus DNA segment encodes these proteins:
- a CDS encoding NUDIX hydrolase → MIKNWLRIQDKVLSETRIFTLMEVLERSPYNSREHTFCVIDSPDWVNLVPITDQGELVMIRQYRHGSQQVTLEIPGGMIDVGEEPVAAAIRECREETGHIVDQVTSLGVLNPNPALFGNKLHTFYGHVTDVDDKVHVSETERTEVELVRISDVRRYLLDGTIDHALVCATLWRFLDQGSGE, encoded by the coding sequence ATGATCAAGAACTGGTTGCGGATACAGGACAAAGTACTGAGTGAAACACGCATCTTCACGCTGATGGAGGTGCTCGAGCGTTCTCCCTACAACTCGAGAGAGCACACGTTCTGTGTAATCGACAGTCCCGATTGGGTCAACCTGGTTCCTATAACAGATCAGGGAGAGCTCGTGATGATCAGGCAATATCGGCATGGGAGCCAGCAAGTCACCCTTGAAATCCCCGGGGGGATGATTGACGTGGGTGAAGAGCCTGTCGCTGCTGCCATACGCGAGTGTCGAGAGGAGACCGGGCACATTGTCGATCAAGTCACCTCGCTTGGCGTCCTCAATCCCAACCCAGCGCTGTTTGGCAACAAGCTCCATACGTTTTATGGTCATGTCACTGATGTCGACGACAAAGTCCATGTCAGTGAGACCGAGAGAACAGAAGTGGAATTGGTTCGCATCTCCGACGTGCGCAGATATCTGTTGGACGGAACCATTGATCACGCACTGGTCTGCGCCACCCTCTGGCGGTTTCTAGACCAGGGGAGCGGGGAATAG
- a CDS encoding VOC family protein, producing the protein MNRILCGLAMLLTVAACSVSSINVPAISSGSERLAGKVIWHELLTDTPVDTERFYAELLGWEFRSLPHANLNYRMIYNEGRPVGGLIDQTQLPTSADISQWVSLLSVYDIAAATDAVTSGGGTVYTPPTSLGDRGEIAVVADNQGVLFALLQTQSGDPADGEDIRPGDFLWDELWAEDASAAAAFYKRLATLSVSSTELDPEGARVDYKVLSSQGQRRFGIRTNPVAELPSLWLQYLRITDKAKLEEVVARVDSLGGKVLLPVTERPSQGHMAIIAGPSGAGIGLQTWDDKNTSGGGDA; encoded by the coding sequence ATGAATCGAATATTATGCGGGCTGGCGATGTTGCTGACTGTGGCGGCCTGCAGTGTGAGCAGTATCAATGTGCCCGCTATCAGTAGCGGCAGTGAACGCCTTGCGGGGAAGGTGATCTGGCACGAGTTGTTAACCGATACGCCAGTGGATACCGAGCGCTTCTATGCGGAACTACTCGGGTGGGAATTTCGTTCATTGCCGCACGCCAACCTCAACTACCGCATGATTTACAATGAAGGGCGGCCTGTAGGCGGCCTTATCGATCAAACACAATTGCCCACCTCGGCAGATATTTCCCAGTGGGTGTCCCTGCTCTCCGTCTATGACATTGCAGCCGCCACGGACGCTGTGACCAGCGGCGGAGGCACCGTCTACACGCCACCTACTTCGTTGGGCGACCGCGGTGAGATTGCAGTTGTCGCCGACAACCAGGGTGTGCTGTTTGCGTTATTGCAAACGCAATCCGGTGATCCGGCCGATGGTGAAGATATACGCCCCGGTGATTTCCTGTGGGATGAGCTATGGGCCGAAGATGCCAGTGCGGCTGCAGCATTCTACAAGCGGCTCGCTACCCTGAGCGTAAGCTCGACCGAGCTGGACCCCGAGGGTGCCCGCGTCGACTATAAGGTACTTTCCAGCCAGGGCCAGCGCCGTTTCGGCATCCGTACCAACCCCGTGGCTGAACTGCCCTCGCTATGGCTGCAGTATCTTCGAATTACCGACAAGGCGAAGCTAGAGGAGGTAGTCGCGAGAGTGGATTCACTGGGGGGCAAGGTGCTGTTGCCAGTCACCGAGCGCCCTTCACAGGGACATATGGCTATTATTGCCGGGCCGTCGGGGGCGGGGATTGGACTGCAGACCTGGGATGACAAGAATACATCGGGGGGAGGCGACGCATGA